The Solea senegalensis isolate Sse05_10M linkage group LG18, IFAPA_SoseM_1, whole genome shotgun sequence DNA segment aacataataatattcataataatatccagttgtgtgtgtgttgaagaggGGAGATGATTGTGattggctcagtgtgtgtgtgtgtgtgtgtgtggcagagctCCACCAATGACAGGCCTTTAaatctgtgtcatgtgacgACACGCGATTATTAACGCTGTTTACGAAACGTGGAGCTAAACCTTccaaaataatgatgataaaaaacgAAGTGACGCACacgtgtgtcacacacacacacacacacacacacacgggtgtgTGATgagatgtaatgtaatgagagcAGTGTAAGTGCAGTACCACGTGTGTCCACTAGGCGTCCGTAGAGATTTAATCTGTACATGCAGTCGTTTCACTTTGTTTACGAACACATACATTATaccatatatttatattctgtcACCTGTTTCTCTGTCAATAAAGTTTTTCTTTGATGACGCAGCAGTCAGCTGGAGGCGGAGCCAAACTCCACAGTACagaactcctcctccttcctcctcctcctcctggttctTTATTCTGTGGAGAGCGGAGTCAAAGTGCGGGGCGGTGGGAGGAGTCCTGCAGGAAAGCGTGGGCTGTGGGCGTGGCTCTTCTCACTCTGATGcgacgatgacgacgacgactCAGTCGCCCAAAATGATTTTGACAAAACTCGCAACGTCTGTGTCTTTGGACTCATGGGAGGTGAAGAAGGGATgaagctgaggaggagaggagaggagaggagaggagagagagaggagaggagaggagaggagaggagagagaggagaagagaggaggggagagagagagaggagaggagagagagaggagaggagaagagaggagaggagaggagaggagaggagagagaggaggagaggagaggagaggagaggacagaagaggagaggagaagttCAAAGTCACATCAGCTTTTGatggaaacatgaaaacatttccaggaacatgaataaaacagtgttagtgcgccctctgctgtgtgaacacatgaataacAGGAGTGTGTTAAAGGTGCAGTCTGTGATTCTTCACATGTAAAAAGGCGACTGCTTCTTTAAAGTTCTCATCACAAAGTgaatttaaagacaaaaaaacttcATCTGGAAATGTAACTTTCATCTTAAACACGAGTAAAGACTCACCATGAGTTCTGTGTACGTCGGTCGCTCTTTAGAAACTTTCTTTAAACTGcaacaaaaagaagaatatatatacatatatacacacacacacacacacacacacgtatatatgtctgtgtgtgtgtataactaaaaaaaaacatttattcagaatttccacaggaaacaacaacaaccacacactGAACTCAATACAGAGAGGAAACTGAAGCTCagtctctgctgccccctgctgctcagtgtggaaacaacacacacacacacagggagagttTGATTGCACGTGATTAATCTGATTAATCTGAGTTAACTCCCTCAGTAATCTGTTTACATCCAGTGAGATAATATGAATACTTACCCCAAAGTAATCTGATtaaagaaatattgatttaatataaaaaaaagtatattatttatatataagtttatattctatcatcacatttatttccagCGCTAACACAAAGTTTACATTTCTGCTGAGTTGTAGAATAAAAACTGAGTCAGCagattaaagagagagagagagagagagacgctgaCTGACCACAGAGACGTGAAGTCCACAAACTGTGCAGAGAAACTTTCAGCAGGAAGTTGAGGTGAAGGTTCTTCCACCACCTGCTTCAGCTGCTGGAACGGTGTTCCCCACGAGTCATAGGGAAAACGAAGGATGGCCAACTCAatctgagggagagagagagagagagagagagagagagagagagtgtcatCCCTTTTCTTCATGTATTTAATCTGTTTGATAAACCTGTCATCAGATTACAGTTACCATGGTGATTCCTAAACTCCAGATGTCAGATTTCACGTTGTAGCCTTTTTGATTCGTCTCAGGGTTTATTCTCTCCGGCTGAGGGAGGAGAGTCACATGACTGTTAATCCTAATCTGAAGACTATACATTGTAAATATATATTGTAAAATACaatgtaaaatacactgtatatataatgtaaatatactgtaaatacactaaaATATACTGCAAATATATACtgaaaatacactaaatatactattaaatatatactgtaggtacactgtaaatatactgcatatatttactgtaaatacactgtaaacataCTGcatatatttactgtaaatatactgcaaatatttatgtaaatatactgtttaatatatactgtaagtacactgtaaatgcactaAATATACtgttaaatatatactgtaaatacactgtaaatatactgcaaatatatactgtaaatacactgaatCGACTAAATATACAgttaaatatatactgtaagtacactaaaatatactgtatataatatatatactaatgataataataacaataataataatcataatcataataataaagcTTCACTCACAGCCATGTACGGTTTACAGCCGGCGTCCATAGTTTTAGCCACAGAGTCAACCAAATAACCACTGATgccaaaatcacacattttcacctGTCCCTCAATGTTTATGAGGACGTTAGATGGTTTCAcatctgcagggacacagagggacagagacagagggacagagacacagacacagagcgaGTGAGCATCTTGTCTGGTGAAGAAGGGGGGCGTGTCTAGAGGACAGTCCAGTTCAGTAGCTAAACATTATTACACAATATTTCGTTATGATATGACAATAAAGGTCTTTTTTCACAGAAATTTCAAAGTAAATTCAAAGtgttttgacatgaaacaacataaatacttcaaaataaaggcacattaatgatgcaaaatatgtcaaattaagtcaataataacacaaacaactgtATTTAAACCACCAAACTTGCTCATATTATACACATATGTGATCATTAGGACGAGCTtgaaagacagacaggtgtgtgtctcACCTCGGTGTATGACCTGTAGATTACTGTGCAGATGTTCCAGAGCTTTAACGATCTGCAACACAAGACCACAAACATTTGTCTAAAGTTCTACCTCCACCTGTACTCCTGCAGGAGACACGAGCACACGTCCAGAGCAGAGGACGAGGAGACAGCAGGGTGGCGCTGTTTCTGCAGTTCACGGTCGTCCTACTTGTCCCACATGACTACACACGAGACATGTGGGACACAAGGACACTGACTCGTCTGTAGGGGGCAGTATCACATCCATGTCCCTCGTCCTTTAACAAAACACCACTGACCTGATTACTGAGGACACACTGAATCAGAGCCTTTCACTTTGTCTCATGAGACACTCTGTCCATGGCCACACCCACAACTCATACATGCAAGGTATCATGGGAAATGAGAATAAGGTGGTTCTGCGTGTAAGAGACTCACCGAGACTGCAATCTTTCCCAGGATGTTCTCGGGGATGGACATGTCCTTCTCGATCACCTGTTTGTAGAACTTGTCGAGGGACGTGTCCATCAGCTCCATGCAGATCCACACGTCGCCCTGGAAATagagacacacatttaaagacacaGAATCAGTTAAACCCCCAAGAGAAAATTACACTCAGCaccttaaggacaaaaatgtcctgtcCCTAAAACTGTTATAGAACATTATATGATCTTATatctttttactttaaattgatACAATTTTTGAGGAAAAATCATTGTAGATCATATTAATAACAATGATTTCCagtattttaaccctttaaaaaaatttTATTCCAGATTTTTtaacatcaaaataaacaaaaacatgcagtttcaGTCTGTAATTACCTGTTATTACTACATGGTGGCGCCTCTAGTTTTTCAGCATGtcacatttttgtaaatatatttttggGAATTTAAATGATTTTCGTCTTTTTTGACCTCTTTTATCACTCGATAACCGATGCTTAACTTTAAACTTTTGTgtaaaatctttttaaatacCAGTTTTTAAAGGTGATTCCACATTGTTTCACaacaaaataagcaaaacaaaactcccatacattaaattatatttagaATTTTTTTGCAGGGAAAATGCAACCTGGAACATGTGACTGATTACTAACAATAAATTTAgtgctttgttattgtttgtgtagTTGTTTCTAGGAGGACAATGGTCAATATGATATTGAATggaatcatttttttctgacGTTACCTCTCTGAATAAAGCTCCGTAGAAGGTGACGGTGTAGAAACAGTCcacagtcctcatggagatgtCCAGGTCCATGAGGAGCCTCTTCTGCTCTTGAGTGTTCACCGTGGCGCGGATCCTCTGAGAGAGGACGGAGACAAACggacaacaaagacaacatgaTCAGATTGTCTCTGAAAACGCAGGAAAATGATACTTTGTCGTCCTGCAGTGACTCATAACAACTGACCTTGACCGCCATGATCAGGCCACTGGGGACGTGTCTCATCTTGTCCACGACGCCGTACGCTCCTCGGCCGAGCTCGCAGATCTGCTCCAGGTCGTCTGCCTTTACCACAAAGTTCTGCTCCGGAAACGACGAGAGAAAGAACATacagatgaaaaacaacaaagttctcTGGAGATGCTCTTGAGATCATTTAAAAGAAAGGTTGGTGAGGTCATGGTCAACCTTTGACCTTGAACCACCAAcgagtccaagtgaacatttgtgccaaatcTTAAAGACTAGAATTcctaaaatatgaataataacaaatcccaattaaaaaatgttttggttatATCTGAAATGTggtttctatattttatgattAAACATCCAAACTTTTATGAATCAGTTAAACCCTTAagagaaaacttaaaaaaatgacactcaGCACCTAAAGGACAAAAAATG contains these protein-coding regions:
- the map2k6 gene encoding dual specificity mitogen-activated protein kinase kinase 6 isoform X1, which translates into the protein MEGGSDREAAAAAEAAAAAGRVFCASPPPHHSRGEMSQQPKGGKKKPVLKLSKEVFEQPSPAAVPPRDLDSKACVTIGEKNFVVKADDLEQICELGRGAYGVVDKMRHVPSGLIMAVKRIRATVNTQEQKRLLMDLDISMRTVDCFYTVTFYGALFREGDVWICMELMDTSLDKFYKQVIEKDMSIPENILGKIAVSIVKALEHLHSNLQVIHRDVKPSNVLINIEGQVKMCDFGISGYLVDSVAKTMDAGCKPYMAPERINPETNQKGYNVKSDIWSLGITMIELAILRFPYDSWGTPFQQLKQVVEEPSPQLPAESFSAQFVDFTSLCLKKVSKERPTYTELMLHPFFTSHESKDTDVASFVKIILGD
- the map2k6 gene encoding dual specificity mitogen-activated protein kinase kinase 6 isoform X2, producing the protein MMHMYRVCVCVFSGKKKPVLKLSKEVFEQPSPAAVPPRDLDSKACVTIGEKNFVVKADDLEQICELGRGAYGVVDKMRHVPSGLIMAVKRIRATVNTQEQKRLLMDLDISMRTVDCFYTVTFYGALFREGDVWICMELMDTSLDKFYKQVIEKDMSIPENILGKIAVSIVKALEHLHSNLQVIHRDVKPSNVLINIEGQVKMCDFGISGYLVDSVAKTMDAGCKPYMAPERINPETNQKGYNVKSDIWSLGITMIELAILRFPYDSWGTPFQQLKQVVEEPSPQLPAESFSAQFVDFTSLCLKKVSKERPTYTELMLHPFFTSHESKDTDVASFVKIILGD